The following are from one region of the Hymenobacter sp. YIM 151858-1 genome:
- the xrtX gene encoding exosortase X: MHDRTPNHRALLRFALSAGALYLLWYVGYELWLRPAGKLDEALSLNLASVSAAVLRAVSVPAAAAGRMVLVAGKPAVWVGDPCNGQVLYALFVGFILAFPGGSWRRKLPFMALGILAIYGLNIVRVGALTLNHLYSRGTVDFNHHYTFTFVVYGCIFLLWMLWVRRFASPQVPSHA; encoded by the coding sequence ATGCACGATCGTACTCCCAACCACCGGGCGCTCCTGCGCTTTGCGCTTTCGGCCGGGGCGCTTTACCTGCTGTGGTACGTCGGCTACGAGCTGTGGCTGAGGCCCGCCGGTAAGCTCGACGAGGCGTTGTCGCTCAACCTGGCCTCGGTAAGCGCGGCGGTGCTGCGGGCGGTAAGCGTGCCCGCGGCGGCCGCCGGCCGCATGGTGCTGGTGGCGGGCAAACCGGCCGTGTGGGTCGGCGACCCCTGCAATGGCCAGGTGCTGTACGCGTTGTTTGTGGGCTTTATCCTGGCTTTTCCGGGGGGCAGCTGGCGGCGCAAGCTGCCGTTTATGGCCCTTGGTATACTGGCCATTTACGGGCTCAACATTGTGCGGGTAGGAGCCCTTACGCTCAACCATTTGTATTCGCGCGGCACCGTCGATTTCAACCACCACTACACCTTCACGTTTGTGGTGTACGGCTGCATTTTCCTGCTCTGGATGCTCTGGGTACGCCGTTTTGCCTCGCCGCAGGTGCCCAGCCATGCGTAA
- a CDS encoding ATP-binding protein, translated as MELRARIPDQNPNPILQVDAAGQFLYSNPAGWKLWNSLTIDEKRYVSGRLREMTREVLREQQLVQQEVEALGRQYTLHGSPVQPEGYVNLYFIDVTERRRAEQQLAQEQRFYSNILDELPVEVVTLDADRRYIYANPQAVPSAEARQWLIGRTVKEYCEQFGYPIELAEHRHRMFDRAVAEREVVVWEDQTPTENGRTFHNRFFKAIAHPDGAFYMMLGFGLDNTAQREAELQLAQQREFYESILRHLPADVAVLDAEHRYMFANPGAIKNPEVRRWIIGKTDFDYCAYRGRPEQVAASRWQLFEQAKATGERVAFEEQLVKPNGQLEYAQRHYQPVYDHSGQLQMMIGYGSDTTEQRVAEEKLRLSEAELREQQAFVQQVLDTSPSLIYVRSADGNVQFSNRAMRQLTESSQDRLALTQDPTTVQAQEQAHYAAADQYVLQTGEELMREDSFTLPSGEVRWFQTIKRPLLRPDGSVQVLGVSTDITDLKRATEAAHAAARARENFLANMSHEIRTPLNGVLGYANLLAKTQLDAQQTEQLNVIRKSGQHLLALVNDVLDMAKITSGKMEFEQTPFNLCDSMGGAVQGLALQAAQKGLTFLAQPLRLTCPYPWVIGDPHRLNQILINLVANAVKFTQRGSVSVAGRLLTETDETLTVEFSVSDTGPGIPPDRLERIFEDFTQAYADTTRNFGGTGLGLSISRALVEQLGGTMRVESEMGRGSTFAFTVTLPKTRMVTPPVAEPAAPAATTALAGKRVLLVEDNEINRNIARMLLEEWNVVVDEAADGFEALALFEQNRYDAVLMDIQMPGMNGMEATAAIRANADAAKAQVPVLALTANAFRSDNERYLAAGMNDTLAKPFDEAELYQKLETLVKRPQRSYDLTRLREMARGKETFVHRIIQSFLENMPGSVAQIEAAAAAADWVAVAGLVHHIKPSLSSLGVQQVDEAVRLLEAARHTTLLSAHDQKTYHDAVQHLVAVVARVLSELPAELPAA; from the coding sequence TTGGAGCTACGAGCACGGATACCCGATCAAAACCCGAACCCCATTCTGCAAGTAGACGCCGCCGGGCAGTTTCTGTACAGCAACCCGGCCGGCTGGAAGCTCTGGAACTCGCTTACTATCGACGAAAAGCGCTACGTGAGTGGACGCCTGCGCGAAATGACGCGGGAGGTGCTTCGGGAACAGCAACTCGTGCAGCAGGAGGTAGAGGCCCTAGGTCGGCAATACACGCTGCACGGCTCGCCGGTGCAGCCGGAGGGCTACGTAAACCTCTATTTTATTGATGTAACCGAGCGCCGCCGCGCCGAGCAGCAATTGGCGCAGGAGCAGCGTTTTTACAGCAATATCCTCGACGAGCTGCCCGTGGAGGTAGTGACGCTGGATGCTGACCGGCGCTACATTTACGCCAACCCGCAGGCCGTGCCCAGCGCCGAAGCCCGGCAATGGCTGATTGGCCGAACGGTAAAGGAATACTGCGAGCAGTTTGGCTACCCCATCGAGCTGGCCGAGCACCGGCACCGCATGTTCGATAGAGCCGTGGCCGAGCGCGAAGTGGTGGTGTGGGAAGACCAGACCCCGACCGAAAACGGCCGCACCTTTCACAACCGGTTTTTCAAGGCCATTGCGCACCCCGATGGCGCGTTCTACATGATGCTGGGCTTTGGGCTCGACAATACCGCCCAGCGCGAGGCCGAGCTGCAACTGGCGCAGCAGCGCGAGTTTTACGAGTCGATCCTCAGGCATTTGCCTGCCGATGTAGCCGTGCTCGACGCTGAGCATCGCTACATGTTTGCCAACCCCGGGGCTATCAAAAACCCGGAGGTGCGCCGCTGGATAATAGGCAAAACCGATTTCGATTACTGCGCTTACCGCGGCCGCCCCGAGCAGGTAGCGGCGAGCCGCTGGCAGCTATTCGAGCAGGCCAAAGCCACCGGCGAGCGGGTGGCCTTTGAGGAGCAGCTGGTGAAGCCCAACGGGCAACTGGAGTATGCCCAGCGGCACTACCAGCCCGTGTACGACCACAGCGGGCAGCTGCAGATGATGATCGGATACGGGAGCGACACTACCGAGCAGCGGGTAGCCGAGGAAAAATTGCGCCTGAGCGAGGCCGAGCTCCGCGAGCAGCAGGCTTTTGTGCAACAGGTGCTCGACACCTCTCCGAGCCTGATTTACGTGCGCAGCGCCGACGGCAACGTGCAGTTCAGCAACCGGGCCATGCGCCAACTCACCGAAAGCTCGCAGGATCGGCTGGCGCTTACCCAGGACCCCACCACGGTGCAGGCGCAGGAGCAGGCGCACTACGCCGCTGCCGACCAGTACGTGCTGCAAACCGGCGAAGAGCTGATGCGCGAAGACTCGTTTACCTTGCCCTCGGGCGAGGTACGCTGGTTTCAGACCATAAAGCGCCCGCTGCTGCGCCCCGACGGCAGTGTGCAGGTTTTGGGCGTAAGCACCGACATTACCGACCTGAAGCGCGCCACGGAAGCCGCCCATGCTGCGGCGCGCGCCCGCGAGAACTTCCTGGCCAATATGAGCCACGAAATACGTACCCCCCTGAACGGAGTGCTGGGCTACGCCAACCTGCTGGCCAAAACCCAGCTGGACGCTCAGCAAACCGAGCAGCTGAACGTGATTCGCAAATCGGGGCAGCACTTGCTGGCGTTGGTAAACGACGTGCTCGACATGGCGAAAATCACCTCGGGCAAGATGGAGTTCGAGCAAACGCCCTTTAACCTCTGCGACTCGATGGGCGGGGCCGTGCAGGGCCTGGCGCTGCAAGCGGCTCAGAAAGGCCTCACGTTTCTGGCGCAGCCGCTCAGGCTTACCTGCCCGTACCCTTGGGTTATCGGCGACCCGCACCGCCTCAACCAGATTCTGATCAACTTGGTGGCCAACGCGGTAAAGTTTACGCAGCGCGGGAGCGTGTCGGTGGCGGGGCGCCTGCTCACGGAAACCGACGAAACCCTTACCGTCGAGTTCAGCGTGAGCGACACCGGCCCTGGCATTCCGCCCGACCGCCTGGAGCGCATTTTTGAGGACTTTACCCAGGCCTATGCCGATACCACCCGCAACTTCGGCGGCACGGGCCTAGGTCTGAGCATCAGCCGGGCGCTGGTGGAGCAGCTGGGCGGCACCATGCGCGTAGAAAGCGAAATGGGGCGCGGCAGCACGTTTGCGTTTACGGTAACGCTGCCCAAAACCCGCATGGTTACGCCGCCGGTTGCCGAGCCGGCCGCGCCAGCCGCAACCACGGCTTTAGCAGGCAAGCGGGTGCTGCTGGTGGAGGACAACGAAATCAACCGCAACATTGCGCGCATGCTGCTGGAAGAGTGGAACGTGGTGGTTGACGAAGCCGCCGACGGGTTTGAGGCGCTGGCGTTGTTCGAGCAAAACCGCTACGACGCGGTGCTGATGGACATTCAGATGCCCGGCATGAACGGCATGGAGGCCACGGCGGCCATCAGGGCCAATGCCGACGCCGCCAAGGCCCAGGTGCCGGTGCTGGCGCTTACGGCCAACGCCTTCCGCTCGGATAACGAGCGGTACCTGGCGGCCGGCATGAACGATACGCTGGCCAAACCCTTCGACGAAGCCGAGCTGTATCAGAAGCTGGAGACGCTGGTTAAGCGCCCCCAACGCAGCTACGACCTCACGCGCCTCCGCGAGATGGCGCGCGGCAAGGAGACCTTCGTGCACCGCATCATTCAGTCGTTTCTGGAAAACATGCCCGGGAGCGTGGCTCAGATTGAAGCTGCCGCTGCGGCTGCCGACTGGGTGGCCGTGGCCGGGCTGGTGCACCACATCAAGCCGTCGTTGTCGTCGTTGGGCGTGCAGCAGGTCGACGAGGCCGTGCGCCTGCTCGAAGCCGCGCGCCACACCACGCTGCTCAGCGCCCACGATCAGAAAACCTACCACGATGCCGTGCAGCATTTGGTAGCCGTGGTAGCGCGGGTGCTGAGCGAACTGCCCGCCGAGCTACCCGCCGCCTAG
- a CDS encoding XrtX-associated membrane protein → MRNPAALGALPRLLRVGLALVLAAVLFWAGTHDAVAITALARFWASAAETLGLQSGFWREQPNPAYALPGFTSLPAKFTYGAGYSFTCLLLLLVLTPARTWRVGAGIYGGLFLLSIVLVLVGKAAGSTSPAFALGRPIIDLTLNPLPVIVLTPLMHWLYPAGRQRA, encoded by the coding sequence ATGCGTAACCCTGCGGCCCTAGGTGCCCTGCCAAGGCTGCTGCGCGTGGGGCTGGCGCTGGTGTTGGCGGCGGTGCTTTTTTGGGCCGGCACCCACGATGCCGTGGCCATAACGGCCTTGGCCAGGTTCTGGGCCTCGGCAGCCGAAACCCTAGGTCTGCAGAGCGGGTTCTGGCGCGAGCAGCCAAACCCGGCGTACGCATTGCCGGGCTTTACCAGCCTGCCGGCCAAGTTTACGTACGGTGCAGGCTACAGCTTCACTTGTTTGCTGCTGCTGCTGGTACTCACGCCGGCGCGCACCTGGCGGGTTGGCGCGGGCATCTACGGCGGGTTGTTTTTGCTGAGCATCGTGCTGGTGCTGGTGGGCAAGGCGGCAGGCAGCACCAGCCCGGCCTTCGCCCTGGGGCGCCCCATTATCGACCTCACGCTAAACCCGCTGCCCGTTATCGTGCTAACCCCGCTCATGCACTGGCTGTACCCCGCTGGCAGGCAACGCGCCTAG
- a CDS encoding T9SS type A sorting domain-containing protein, translated as MKKLLLPVLFAASLLVAAAPAALAQTAAPVVQVSGVISANTTWTNNNVYVLNNFVYVAPGATLTIQPGTIIKGDKASKGTLVVKRGARLVADGTRQQPIVFTSAEPAGQRARGDWGGIVIAGSAPINLPGDPTIEATPESNFGGTNPADNSGVLRFVRIEFPGIAFAPDTEINGLTLGGVGSGTVLDHIQISYSGDDAFEWFGGTVNAKHLVAFRTLDDNWDTDNGYAGKVQFAFSLRDPNIGDQSGSNGFESDNDRNGTTASPKTAAVFSNVTDVINRTTTLNANVKSAMHIRRNSALSVFNSVFTGYRTGLLIDGTASEGNATNGELQVANTVLAGLPTNFATASGSSYDVAAFYNQGARSNTLYANESDVQFQSGSYTLTNPQVLPAAASPLQNGAAFADAKLADTFFERVSYRGAFGSTDWTQGWTNWDPQNTPYLAGIVASNKKTSDQVQRLGVYPNPATAAAKLAFELRRASTATVRVLDLTGREVAVVSEGRKLQAGPQEVTLPSSLKAGVYLATVQTEETSAAVRFVVAQ; from the coding sequence ATGAAAAAGCTTCTACTTCCCGTACTGTTTGCTGCTTCTTTGCTGGTCGCTGCCGCGCCGGCTGCGCTGGCCCAAACGGCCGCTCCGGTGGTGCAGGTATCGGGCGTAATCAGCGCCAACACCACCTGGACGAACAACAACGTGTACGTGCTGAATAACTTCGTGTACGTGGCGCCGGGCGCTACGCTCACCATTCAGCCGGGTACTATTATTAAAGGCGACAAGGCCTCGAAGGGCACGTTGGTGGTAAAGCGCGGCGCCCGCCTGGTGGCCGACGGCACCCGCCAGCAGCCCATCGTATTCACCTCGGCCGAGCCGGCTGGGCAGCGGGCCCGCGGCGACTGGGGCGGCATTGTAATTGCCGGCTCGGCGCCCATCAACCTGCCCGGCGACCCTACCATTGAGGCTACGCCTGAGTCGAACTTCGGCGGCACCAACCCTGCCGACAACTCCGGTGTGCTACGCTTCGTGCGCATCGAGTTTCCGGGTATTGCCTTTGCTCCCGACACCGAAATCAACGGCCTGACCCTAGGGGGCGTGGGTTCGGGCACCGTGCTCGACCACATTCAGATTTCGTACTCCGGCGACGACGCTTTTGAGTGGTTTGGCGGCACCGTGAATGCCAAGCACCTGGTGGCCTTCCGCACCCTCGACGACAACTGGGATACCGACAACGGCTACGCGGGCAAGGTGCAGTTTGCGTTTTCGCTGCGCGACCCGAACATCGGTGACCAATCGGGCTCGAACGGTTTCGAGTCGGACAACGACCGGAACGGTACCACCGCCTCGCCCAAAACCGCGGCTGTATTCTCGAACGTGACCGACGTGATTAACCGTACGACTACCCTGAACGCCAACGTAAAAAGCGCGATGCACATCCGCCGCAACTCGGCGCTGTCGGTGTTCAACTCGGTATTTACGGGCTACCGCACGGGCTTGCTGATTGATGGTACTGCCTCGGAAGGCAACGCTACCAACGGCGAGCTGCAAGTGGCCAACACGGTGCTGGCCGGCCTGCCCACCAACTTTGCTACGGCCTCTGGCAGCAGCTACGATGTGGCCGCTTTCTACAACCAGGGCGCCCGTAGCAATACGCTCTACGCCAACGAGTCGGACGTACAGTTCCAGTCGGGCTCGTACACGCTTACCAACCCGCAGGTGCTGCCCGCCGCGGCCTCGCCGCTGCAAAACGGCGCTGCCTTCGCCGATGCCAAGCTGGCCGACACGTTCTTCGAGCGGGTATCGTACCGCGGCGCTTTCGGCTCCACCGACTGGACGCAGGGCTGGACCAACTGGGACCCGCAGAACACGCCTTACCTCGCCGGTATTGTAGCCAGCAACAAAAAGACCTCCGACCAGGTGCAGCGCCTGGGCGTGTACCCCAACCCCGCCACTGCCGCCGCCAAACTGGCCTTTGAGCTGCGCCGCGCCAGCACCGCCACCGTGCGCGTGCTCGACCTGACCGGCCGCGAAGTAGCCGTGGTAAGCGAAGGCCGCAAGCTGCAGGCTGGCCCGCAGGAAGTAACCCTGCCCAGCAGCCTGAAAGCCGGCGTGTACCTGGCTACGGTGCAAACCGAAGAAACCAGCGCTGCAGTCCGCTTCGTGGTGGCGCAATAG
- a CDS encoding glycosyltransferase codes for MTSSPLPRVLMLPKWYPNRYDDQDGDFVARHVAAIAPHANAVVLFAGVARGPLPKLIEYAPEWEAAVPTLRYYYRAAPTGWPLLDKPLKLLLYFVCVWRGYRQAVRHWGAKPHLVHVHVLLRTGLFAWWLRVWQGIPYLVTEHWTLYLPPRSASIGPVRRWLTRLVVQQAAALHTVSEGLREAMRHLGFRNPHSAVIANVVDTELFRPSPTKPALAPLLVVSAFHDALKNISGILRVVAGLQSELPHLRLRIAGYGPDAQALQNLAADLGLLATGRVQFLGKLPHPAVAHEMQQAAALLSFSRAETFGCVLLEARACGCPVVATRVGGVPELFQPEGRFGLLIAPDDEAALGAAIKSVYHQRLQLQAEVLRADAVERCSPAKVGRQFAALNQSILGR; via the coding sequence ATGACGTCGTCGCCGTTGCCCCGCGTGCTTATGCTCCCTAAGTGGTACCCCAACCGGTACGACGACCAGGACGGCGACTTTGTGGCGCGGCACGTGGCCGCCATTGCCCCGCACGCCAACGCCGTAGTGCTTTTTGCAGGCGTAGCGCGCGGCCCATTACCTAAGCTGATAGAGTACGCCCCCGAGTGGGAAGCCGCCGTGCCTACGCTGCGCTACTACTACCGCGCCGCGCCAACCGGCTGGCCATTGCTCGATAAACCGCTGAAGCTGCTGCTGTATTTCGTGTGTGTGTGGCGCGGCTACCGGCAGGCGGTGCGGCATTGGGGCGCCAAACCGCACCTCGTGCACGTGCACGTGTTGTTGCGCACGGGCCTGTTTGCCTGGTGGCTGCGAGTGTGGCAAGGCATTCCGTACCTTGTCACCGAGCACTGGACGTTGTATTTACCTCCGCGTTCGGCCAGCATCGGCCCGGTGCGCCGGTGGCTTACGCGCTTGGTGGTGCAGCAAGCGGCCGCGCTGCACACCGTATCCGAAGGGCTGCGCGAGGCCATGCGCCACCTAGGGTTCCGCAACCCGCACTCGGCCGTAATAGCCAACGTGGTTGACACCGAGCTGTTCCGGCCTTCACCAACCAAACCCGCACTGGCGCCGCTGCTGGTGGTGTCGGCGTTTCACGATGCCCTGAAGAACATATCGGGCATACTGCGCGTGGTGGCGGGGCTGCAAAGCGAATTGCCCCACCTGCGCCTGCGCATTGCCGGCTACGGCCCCGATGCTCAAGCCCTGCAAAACCTGGCCGCCGACCTAGGGCTGCTGGCTACTGGCCGGGTGCAGTTTCTGGGCAAGCTCCCCCACCCCGCCGTGGCCCACGAAATGCAGCAAGCCGCGGCACTGCTTTCTTTCAGCCGGGCCGAAACATTTGGTTGCGTGTTGCTCGAAGCACGGGCCTGCGGCTGCCCGGTGGTGGCTACGCGGGTGGGCGGCGTGCCCGAGCTGTTTCAGCCCGAAGGCCGCTTTGGCTTGCTGATTGCCCCCGACGACGAAGCCGCCTTAGGTGCCGCCATCAAGTCTGTGTACCACCAACGCCTGCAACTACAGGCCGAAGTGCTCCGTGCCGATGCCGTGGAGCGGTGCAGCCCGGCTAAAGTGGGTCGGCAGTTTGCGGCGCTTAACCAAAGCATCCTCGGCCGATGA
- a CDS encoding LytR/AlgR family response regulator transcription factor: MPNPSTRLRCLIIDDNEINRLTLEHFVEMTESLELVASLPDAVQALNLLRAGAQVDLLLLDIEMPQLSGLDLVRVLPEPQPQVILVTSHANFAVDAFELQVLDYLVKPVEYSRFSKAINRAVEQQQTAAAAAATPSNVEANDSTLFVKTNNKLLRLDFNDVLFIEAMSTYSVLVTPKQKHIVYITLKALEERLPFSHFMRVHRSYMVNMQRVESVQDNMLQLGNHEVPVGKSYQEEFYERLRSL, from the coding sequence ATGCCCAACCCGTCTACTCGTCTTCGTTGCCTGATCATCGACGATAACGAAATCAACCGCCTCACCCTCGAGCACTTTGTCGAAATGACGGAGTCGCTGGAGCTGGTTGCTTCGTTGCCCGATGCGGTGCAGGCCCTCAACCTGCTGCGGGCAGGCGCGCAAGTTGATTTGTTGTTGCTCGACATCGAAATGCCCCAGCTCAGCGGCCTCGATCTGGTACGCGTGCTGCCCGAGCCGCAACCCCAGGTGATACTCGTAACCAGCCACGCCAACTTCGCCGTCGATGCGTTTGAGCTGCAGGTACTCGATTACCTGGTGAAGCCCGTGGAGTACAGCCGCTTCAGCAAAGCCATCAACCGCGCCGTGGAGCAGCAGCAAACGGCCGCCGCGGCCGCCGCCACGCCCTCGAACGTAGAAGCCAACGACTCGACGCTGTTCGTAAAAACGAACAACAAGCTGCTGCGCCTCGACTTCAACGACGTGCTGTTTATCGAGGCCATGTCGACGTACTCGGTGCTGGTTACGCCCAAGCAAAAGCACATCGTGTACATCACCCTGAAGGCGCTGGAAGAGCGGCTACCCTTCTCGCACTTTATGCGCGTGCACCGCTCCTACATGGTGAATATGCAGCGCGTGGAGTCGGTGCAGGACAACATGCTGCAGCTGGGCAACCACGAGGTGCCCGTCGGCAAATCCTACCAGGAGGAGTTCTACGAGCGGCTACGCAGCCTTTAA
- a CDS encoding AAA family ATPase, with the protein MSENLSSPADLTQHYQQKIRQVFTEVGKVVVGQQYMLNRLLIGLFTGGHILLEGVPGLAKTLTISTLAQVLHLHFQRVQFTPDLLPSDLVGTMIYNQTQSEFEVKKGPIFANLVLADEVNRSPAKVQSALLEAMQEKQVTIGETTYPLDLPFLVLATQNPVEQEGTYPLPEAQVDRFMMKVFVDYLKKAEELEVMRRMANLSYSSDVQAVLTKEDIFGIRGLINQVQISDTLEKYIIELVFATRKPAEYDLGEFAQYVQYGVSPRASIALHRAARTVAFFDERDYVLPEDIKDVAADVLNHRIMLTYEAEADGVRTQDLIEAMLRKVPIS; encoded by the coding sequence ATGTCCGAAAACCTTTCCTCGCCCGCCGACCTCACCCAGCACTACCAGCAGAAGATCCGGCAGGTATTTACCGAAGTAGGCAAAGTGGTGGTGGGGCAGCAGTACATGCTCAACCGGCTGCTGATCGGCCTGTTTACCGGCGGACATATCTTGCTCGAAGGGGTGCCGGGCCTGGCCAAAACGCTCACCATCAGCACGCTGGCGCAGGTGCTGCACCTGCACTTTCAGCGGGTACAGTTCACGCCTGATCTGCTGCCTTCGGATTTGGTGGGCACCATGATTTACAACCAGACGCAGTCGGAGTTTGAGGTGAAGAAGGGTCCCATCTTCGCCAACCTGGTGCTGGCCGACGAGGTAAACCGCTCGCCTGCCAAGGTGCAAAGCGCCCTGCTCGAGGCCATGCAGGAAAAGCAGGTAACCATCGGCGAAACCACGTATCCGCTCGATTTGCCTTTTCTGGTGCTGGCTACGCAAAACCCAGTGGAGCAGGAAGGCACGTACCCCTTGCCTGAGGCGCAGGTCGACCGCTTTATGATGAAGGTGTTTGTGGACTACCTGAAGAAGGCCGAGGAGCTGGAAGTGATGCGCCGCATGGCCAACCTCAGCTACAGCAGCGACGTGCAGGCCGTGCTCACCAAGGAGGATATTTTTGGCATTCGGGGGCTGATCAACCAGGTACAGATTTCGGATACGCTGGAGAAGTACATCATCGAGCTGGTGTTTGCCACGCGCAAACCGGCCGAGTACGACCTAGGCGAATTTGCCCAATACGTGCAGTACGGCGTAAGCCCCCGGGCCAGCATTGCCCTGCACCGCGCGGCGCGCACCGTGGCCTTCTTTGATGAGCGCGACTACGTGTTGCCCGAGGACATCAAAGACGTAGCGGCCGACGTGCTCAACCACCGCATCATGCTCACTTACGAAGCCGAAGCCGACGGCGTACGCACCCAGGATTTGATCGAGGCCATGCTGCGGAAAGTGCCCATCAGCTAG
- a CDS encoding lipopolysaccharide biosynthesis protein — translation MSLRRILFTFGTRLGAALLNFGLVWLTARWLGAEGRGQVSLFTIDRTLLLLFAGLVGGSSLIYLAPRRNLWHLLLPAYAWSALIGLLGTAAVWWWRRPSPGYSAYLLVATLVEGFVLVHLQLLLGRRQERLYNLVILLQSAGIALGLTAAFFMLQWRSATAYYAAHVLTYAAIWALTARMLQQQPDRPAGHGKRWRFVARELARHSRGAHFSNIVGFANYRLGFYFVAAWVGTGAVGVLSVGVALAEAVWLIPRSISQVQYVDTVYRTNHAAPVQATVRAVRLAVVLSALAVLALALVPAQWLAAVFGRDFAGAQRVIWALALGVVAFSMHMQLSAFFAGTAQYRTNNLAAVLGLGLTLVSCFAFVPQYGAAGAAWAATVSYLGSTVWLAWQFVRAAGIGPAELLPRPADVALLLQRVRH, via the coding sequence ATGAGCTTGCGGCGCATCCTGTTCACCTTTGGCACCCGCCTGGGCGCGGCTTTGCTGAACTTTGGCCTGGTGTGGCTCACGGCCCGCTGGCTGGGCGCTGAGGGCCGCGGGCAGGTTAGCCTGTTCACCATCGACCGCACGCTGCTGCTGCTGTTTGCCGGCTTGGTGGGTGGCTCGTCGCTGATTTACCTGGCACCTAGGCGCAACCTGTGGCACCTGCTGCTGCCCGCCTACGCCTGGTCGGCACTGATTGGCCTGCTGGGCACGGCAGCCGTGTGGTGGTGGCGGCGGCCAAGCCCTGGGTATTCGGCTTACTTGTTGGTGGCTACTTTAGTTGAAGGCTTCGTGCTGGTGCACTTGCAGCTGCTGCTGGGCCGCCGGCAAGAGCGGCTCTACAACCTCGTTATTCTGCTGCAGAGTGCCGGTATAGCGCTGGGGCTAACTGCCGCTTTTTTTATGCTGCAATGGCGCAGCGCCACGGCCTACTACGCCGCCCATGTGCTTACCTACGCTGCCATTTGGGCACTTACCGCCCGAATGCTGCAGCAACAGCCCGACCGGCCCGCGGGGCATGGCAAACGCTGGCGCTTTGTAGCGCGCGAGCTGGCCCGGCACAGCCGCGGCGCGCATTTCTCCAACATTGTGGGGTTTGCCAACTACCGCCTGGGGTTCTACTTCGTGGCGGCCTGGGTGGGCACGGGCGCCGTGGGCGTACTCTCGGTGGGCGTGGCGCTGGCCGAAGCCGTGTGGCTGATTCCGCGCAGCATTTCGCAGGTGCAGTACGTCGATACTGTTTACCGCACCAACCATGCCGCGCCTGTTCAGGCCACCGTTCGGGCGGTGCGGTTAGCGGTGGTGCTGAGCGCCCTGGCCGTGCTGGCGCTGGCCTTGGTACCCGCTCAATGGTTGGCTGCCGTGTTCGGCCGCGACTTCGCGGGCGCCCAACGCGTTATTTGGGCGCTGGCCCTAGGGGTTGTGGCGTTCAGCATGCACATGCAGCTGAGCGCCTTTTTCGCCGGCACGGCCCAATACCGCACCAACAACCTGGCGGCCGTGCTGGGGTTGGGCCTCACATTGGTGAGCTGTTTCGCCTTCGTTCCGCAGTACGGCGCGGCGGGTGCCGCCTGGGCGGCCACGGTTTCGTACCTAGGCTCCACGGTGTGGCTGGCCTGGCAATTTGTGCGTGCGGCAGGCATCGGCCCCGCCGAGCTGCTGCCCCGCCCCGCCGATGTGGCCTTGCTGCTGCAACGGGTGCGCCACTAG